Genomic segment of Triticum aestivum cultivar Chinese Spring chromosome 6A, IWGSC CS RefSeq v2.1, whole genome shotgun sequence:
ATTTTAAACTTGCAAGGAAAAAAATAATGAATAAGAAAACATAACAAGCTTTAAGCCGCCTCCAGACGTTCCGATTTCTTAATTACTTCAGATGGTTTCACTACTGCAGCTATTGCCACTTTCCAATTTTTGGTACACCTCTGATGAAAAGATCATTACAAACACATAATTGTATTTAGCCTTTAGCAATGGCCAGGGATCAAAGCAATATTTGTATTCCTTGTTCTAGCTTTAATGGAGCTCTATAATAACAAGAAATTAGATAACCATAAGATGATCAGATCAACAGAGGAACAAATAAGACAACATATTTTTATGTATCTAGCTCAATCCTAATAAAAGGAACAACGTTGCCGCAATAGCGTACCAAAAGTAACTGGAACGAATACGAGCAAAACAAACTAAATGGACTTTTTTGCTTGTGCAATGTAGATAGGGCGTATTACCTGCAGTATAGAAATTCCTGTAGGGATAAAAGGTGTCAAGACATATGTTGTTTCTTTTAACAATATGTTTGATCTGCATCGAGTCAACTTGGAGTGTGAAGTTGCCGGTTATAGTAGTGAGAACAATCACATTTGCGTCCTCATCATACCCGACGAAAAGTGCAGAATCCATTCTCCTTGGAACCGTACCCTCGAGTGGAATGGTTTTCTGCAGCAGCACCCATTCGAAAACACCATAGCTGTTAGATTTCCTCTCCCATAATTTGATAGTCAGGTCCAACAAAATAGCAAGGCCTAGTCCATCATTCTCCATCCGTAAGAGCTGAAAATACCAGTCGTCGGTACCATGGTTTTCTACCGGCTTTTCGAGCAGACAAAGACTTTGCATTTTGAAATCAAACACAAGGACATCACCTCCAGAAATCAACAAGCAAAGTGCATTCCCGACAAGGGTGCTGGGCCTTCTTAACCTAGACACTCCAGCTGTTATCGTCATCGTCGAGAAAATATCTCCCCAAACACCAGACGCCGAGTCATAGACAGAACAAAATGCCGGTGTATTGTACTCAGCGCAAACCAAAACCAATTTAAACGGGCTCGAGAAACAATCTCCGTGGACATGCCCATCTTCGGCATCGACGCACAATACAGTGCCATGCCAGCCACAGTAACTCCCCATTGAGGCACTGTTGAACCCTGGTGGAAAAGCCATGATGCGCTCTTCACCGGTGAGGGGATCCCACACGACAGTCTCGCCCTTATGCATGCTGATTAGGAGAGAGAGGCCATGGCGGCAGCCCATGTATGTTTCATCTTCCTGGTAGGGTATTCTGCTCTTGGGCAGGGAGAAGCGGGCAGCAGGGATGCGGTCAGGTGAGTCCATGGCAGGAATGAAGTTTTTAGCATACCCTCTGAAGAAGCCGAGCAGAGGAGGTTTCTGGTGGTGCTTGCGGAAGCGTTTGCGGAAGTGGGGGTCGGAGAGGATGCTGCCCCAGCGCTTGCATACGGCGGACGCGCGGGGCAGCGAGGACGGCTTGGGAGGGAGGCGGACGAGGATCTCGATTAGGAGGTTGTCATCGCGGAGCACCTCGGACACCGGGCCGGCCAGCAGTACAGAACGGCGCAGGCTACTGACATCCACATGCGGCGAGCTGGGAATGGGATCAGCCCTGGCATGAAAGGAAATGTAATCAATGGACACACATATGCACATCGGGGCAGTTGCAAATTAAACATCCAACACACATATGCACATCCATCCTGCATATATAGCATGGCATAAGTCAAGTAATAATGAATCTGGTGGTTTCTCCCATTATCTTATCCCACACAAATATGCACATCCATCCTGCATATATAGCATACACAAAGCGAGAGGAATTGGATTGGGAATCTTACTCTTGGCCTTGGGGAACCTCAGCAGCAGCATCCATCAGAAGCACCTATCTCTCCACAGCTGCAGCAGGGGAGGATTGTTAGGGTTTGATTAGGAGGGGGAAATCTAGCTAGGGTTTACTTTTACTACTAGGGAAAAATTAAGAAGAGAAAAGAAGAACGGAGTTACTGGTTTAGATGGAGAGGGAGAGGAACGAGTAGATTGGGTTGCCAGACCTCGAATCGCCGGTGGGTGGCTGTCGGAGACGGGGCGGTGGGGTGAGGTCGCCGGCGGCTCCGCTCCTCCTTTCTCCGCTCCGCAGCTTTTTTTTTAGAAACTTCTCCGGTCCGCAGCTGAGAGTGGGAGTGGGGAACGACCACTATAGTAAGCAtaatttctttttttttattttgtgagaTTATTTCATTTTTGGAAACCATGGTTTTAGGAAAATCATGATGTTTGTTGAAGCATAAATATTTTTCTTTCCATTTTTTATTTTGTGATACCCGATTTTAAAAAAAACATGAATATCCTTATATTTCTAAATTTTCATttctaaatttatttttatttttttaacacaaGAAGGCGCCAAGCGCCAAGATATCATTCATCTCAAAAGCATAGTACAACGTGTATTACATATCCCTGGAGTTGAAAGTTATGAAGATAAAGCAAAGTTGGGCAAAGAGAATTGCTTTGAGAGGAATGAGTACAGCACTGCAGCTAAGGACAGAGTCTACTCTTGAGTTGAGAACCTGATGAGCACAATCATGAGCTATTCCATTGATGTTCCTGCCAATATGGTAAACAACAGTctggacagaagaagtttcctgaAGAAAATTGCTAATTGGAGTGCGACACCTCCAGTTGATCGAGTCGTCATTGATGTTCCTGTAAGCAGCCATATTTTTTATATGCCAAGCATGTTATTATGATTCTTCCAATTGATCTACCACCAACACAGCAAGATTCACAAACTACTTAACCAGTACAGAGTTTCAATTACTTTACTTAAATTCTTGTTTTTTGTGTAGTATTATGTTGTAATGAACTAATTGACCAATACACAGCAGTACTATGAGTGAATTGATCTCTTTTCTATTTTGCGATGGAGACTGAATTGAGCTATTAAACTTATGCCGTTGAGGACTGCATGAACAAGAAAAAAAAGCAATCTACAAGGTCAGGTCGAGTGCAGGACACAGCATTGTGAATGTGATGTCTGTGTACTGCAAGGAAATTGATCATGGAGCAGGGCCTGATTCAAAGGTCAAAACGTATAGAACCACACTGTGTCAAAGAGAACTGAAACCGTGCTAAAAATGCTAAACATCACGGCCAAACATTTTGATTTTGACAGCAGCAACGATCTAAGGCAGCATTTTCCTTATGCGCACGTAGCCCCAGGTGAGAAGATGAACGTCGCCATGGCAGTCACGAGTTAGCTCTCTCGCCAGGCCGCTGCTTTTCCTGGAGGACCGACTTATTGGACACATGTCGGAAATGGCAAGTCCATGATCTGGAAGATATCTTCAGTTTACACTGGACAAGAAGAATCTCTATTGACAGATCCAGAATAGGACTAGCATTTAAGAAAAAAATCAGTAATTTTCTTCAGTCAAACAAAGTTCAGGCAAAAACTCAAATGCTCATTTTGACTTGCCTCCTCCAAGAAAGAGCCAAGTGAGTCTCAATCAACCAGGCAAACATCTCCTCTGTGTATCTTGGCCTTGCAACCAAGAAATCCAACTAAAGTTAATAAGCATGAAAACAAGTTATTGGTGACAAATATACAGACACCGACCGAACCATATAAGTGCATAAGCATCAAGCAGGAGACACAAATTACTGAAGCATCAGAGGTTTTAAACATTCTTAGTTTCTTTTAAGTAGGCACTGGGGCTATGGGTGTTCTCTACTAGGCAGTAAAACTGGGCATATACAAGCATGGTCTGCCTCTGCTGCAAGAGGTGATGTGACTTGTGAGAAAGCATTATCACAGTTAGATCACTACCAAGACTCACGGTTAGGGGACTTCACAAAGAAACTCTGTAAAgttaatccagaaaatcaattgAAGTTAACAAGCATAACAAGTTATCGGTGACGAATATCCAGACACGGAAATATATGTGTATAAGCATCAAGCAGGAGATACTTTTCAAAATACAGAAACATAAGAGGGGCTACTGGGTCATATAGCAAACCAACAATGAAGGTTAAACAATCTTAGTTTATCTGAAACTAGGCAGTAAAACTGGGCATATATAAGCACTGTCTGCCTCTGCTGCAAGTGGTGATGTGAGAAAGCATTACCACAGTTAGATCACTAGCAGGACTCACAAGGTCAACTGCAGATAGTTTTAGGGACTTCACATTTAGGGACTTCACAAAGAAACTGTTTAAAGTGCCAGAGCCCACTGCTTCTTGTCCATCCACCTTGCTGGTACCTCACATCACAGAGCCAAGCACTAACCGAACCAACTCCACAAGTCACTGGTCAGGCATGCAAATTGACTGATGTCTGCTGATCTTAGACAATATACAAGAGTAAGAGTTCGCACGGTTAAATCCGACAAATTCCCCTTAATAGGCCACACCACATAATAAAAGTAGAACAACCTACATACTACACAGAGGAGATATCTCATCCTCAACCACTTCACATGACACAGCTTACATAGCGGAAGAACCTACATACTACATAGCAGGATGTTTTGAGCGTCGACTGCATTAAAACAGAAGAACTTCCAATGTTATTCAAGTAAAACAAATTGCTAATACTCTCCGACAGAAAAGCCAAATTTTGTATGATCCCCCATAATAAACATTGACTTTCCCGTAGGTCAAATTATACAAAAAAATATATCCAAAAGAGAATCATCCAGTGTGTTTTTCTTTTGACCTGCTCATCCAGTGTTATTAGACAAACTAACCCTACAACCGGAGAACAGCAAAAGAGAATATTTAGTTTGTACTGGCACCCATTTGTTGACATATTTTAAAGATTCTTGCTATGTAAGTATATAACTACATATGATCGAGTTAGAAACTAAAAGATCAGTGACTTGATGCCTATCATCTGAGGTAAAAAAACTGAACTTCCAAGATTTTCAACGCAGTCCAGATTTACTTTCTGTGCCAAACCCATGTGAGAGGCTCAGAG
This window contains:
- the LOC123129901 gene encoding putative F-box/kelch-repeat protein At3g17540; protein product: MDAAAEVPQGQEADPIPSSPHVDVSSLRRSVLLAGPVSEVLRDDNLLIEILVRLPPKPSSLPRASAVCKRWGSILSDPHFRKRFRKHHQKPPLLGFFRGYAKNFIPAMDSPDRIPAARFSLPKSRIPYQEDETYMGCRHGLSLLISMHKGETVVWDPLTGEERIMAFPPGFNSASMGSYCGWHGTVLCVDAEDGHVHGDCFSSPFKLVLVCAEYNTPAFCSVYDSASGVWGDIFSTMTITAGVSRLRRPSTLVGNALCLLISGGDVLVFDFKMQSLCLLEKPVENHGTDDWYFQLLRMENDGLGLAILLDLTIKLWERKSNSYGVFEWVLLQKTIPLEGTVPRRMDSALFVGYDEDANVIVLTTITGNFTLQVDSMQIKHIVKRNNICLDTFYPYRNFYTAGIKS